In the Staphylococcus sp. IVB6240 genome, one interval contains:
- a CDS encoding heavy metal translocating P-type ATPase: MTTNKKTYRVEGMTCANCAAKFERNVEALPSVSSATVNFGASKIYVQGSPTIEEIEAAGAFENIEVFDDEVAKTEQLIEKAPQSLIEKIQQFFMNHQTLWFSTLLIVFGYLSQWLYDTETILTPLLFVSAVMISGLSLLKEGLRNLIHLEFDMRMLMTIAVIGGILIGEWGEVAVVVILFALSEALERFSMDKARESMASLMTIAPDTAIILRNGNQIEVPVEEVAVGERLYVKAGQKIALDGIVRSGHATVNQAAITGESIPVEKGIEDEVYAGTLNQDGILEIEVTKASDETTIAKVIAMVEEAQVNKAPAQAFIERFARYYTPLIMIIALGVAVIPPIVTGANWYDWIYQGLSVLVVGCPCALIISTPVSIVSGISTAAKNGVLIKGGIHLEQLSKVKTMAFDKTGTLTQGAPHVVDVIQLSETSTDQDMLYRVVALEQTTQHPLARAIVYYFEDKIDHAQDQTMDHVQTLTGQGIQGTFGPHTMIIGQPKLFEDELTPEIDEQIEKQQQQGRTVVIVKQDDALHLLIALQDQVRPQSQKVIAQLAKLGITQRVMLTGDHAYTAKTIGDEVGITDVYANLMPEDKLNYIEELGDKQPVAMIGDGINDAPALARANVGIAMGGASTDTALETADIALLSNDMSKLPYAVRLSRLTMRTIKWNVGIALGLKILALLLVIPGWLTLWIAIMSDMGATLLVTLNALRLLYVKDITEH, translated from the coding sequence ATGACAACAAATAAGAAAACATATCGTGTAGAAGGGATGACGTGTGCCAATTGTGCTGCGAAGTTTGAACGTAATGTCGAGGCATTGCCATCCGTGTCATCTGCTACAGTGAACTTTGGCGCTTCAAAAATTTATGTACAAGGTTCACCAACGATAGAAGAGATAGAGGCAGCAGGTGCTTTTGAGAATATTGAAGTTTTTGATGATGAAGTAGCAAAGACTGAACAATTGATAGAAAAAGCACCACAATCATTAATTGAAAAAATACAGCAATTTTTTATGAATCACCAAACTTTATGGTTTTCAACATTGCTTATTGTATTTGGTTATTTGTCACAATGGTTATATGATACTGAAACGATACTCACACCATTATTATTCGTGTCGGCAGTCATGATAAGCGGCTTATCACTATTAAAAGAGGGATTGCGTAATCTTATCCATTTAGAGTTTGATATGCGTATGCTTATGACCATTGCAGTGATTGGCGGTATACTTATCGGCGAATGGGGAGAAGTCGCTGTTGTTGTGATTTTATTTGCATTAAGTGAAGCACTAGAACGTTTTTCAATGGATAAAGCGAGAGAATCCATGGCTTCACTGATGACCATTGCCCCAGATACGGCCATCATTTTAAGAAATGGCAATCAGATTGAGGTACCTGTTGAAGAAGTGGCAGTTGGAGAAAGGTTATATGTAAAGGCCGGCCAAAAGATAGCGTTAGATGGTATTGTTCGATCAGGTCATGCTACGGTCAATCAAGCAGCAATCACTGGTGAGTCGATTCCGGTTGAAAAAGGTATTGAAGATGAGGTCTATGCAGGAACATTAAACCAAGATGGTATTTTGGAAATTGAAGTAACAAAAGCTTCAGATGAAACAACGATTGCTAAAGTGATTGCAATGGTTGAAGAAGCACAAGTCAATAAAGCACCGGCACAAGCTTTTATAGAACGATTTGCACGGTATTACACGCCGCTTATTATGATCATCGCTCTAGGTGTTGCGGTGATACCACCTATCGTCACAGGTGCAAACTGGTATGATTGGATTTATCAAGGGTTATCAGTACTTGTTGTGGGGTGTCCTTGTGCATTAATTATTTCTACGCCCGTTTCAATTGTTTCGGGTATTAGTACAGCAGCTAAAAACGGTGTACTTATTAAAGGTGGTATTCATTTAGAACAGTTGAGTAAAGTGAAAACAATGGCGTTTGATAAAACAGGAACATTAACCCAAGGCGCGCCTCATGTTGTGGATGTCATTCAATTATCAGAAACATCAACTGATCAAGACATGTTATATCGTGTGGTCGCTTTAGAGCAAACAACACAACATCCACTTGCGCGAGCGATTGTTTACTATTTTGAAGATAAAATAGATCATGCACAAGATCAGACGATGGATCATGTGCAAACATTAACTGGACAAGGCATTCAAGGAACATTTGGTCCACACACAATGATTATAGGACAACCTAAGTTATTTGAAGATGAATTAACACCTGAGATTGATGAACAGATTGAAAAACAACAACAGCAAGGTCGAACAGTTGTAATCGTAAAACAAGACGATGCGTTACATTTATTAATTGCGTTACAAGATCAAGTACGACCACAATCTCAAAAAGTCATTGCACAATTGGCAAAACTTGGTATTACACAGCGTGTGATGTTGACGGGGGATCACGCTTATACTGCGAAAACAATTGGTGATGAAGTTGGCATTACAGATGTATATGCAAACTTAATGCCAGAAGATAAGTTGAACTATATTGAAGAGTTAGGTGACAAGCAACCAGTTGCAATGATCGGCGACGGTATCAATGATGCACCGGCATTAGCACGTGCAAATGTCGGTATTGCAATGGGTGGTGCAAGTACGGATACAGCACTAGAAACGGCAGATATTGCATTATTAAGTAATGATATGTCGAAACTACCATATGCTGTTCGCTTGAGTCGCTTAACAATGCGTACGATAAAGTGGAATGTAGGCATTGCGCTTGGCTTAAAAATTTTAGCCTTGTTACTCGTCATTCCAGGCTGGCTGACTTTATGGATTGCGATTATGTCTGATATGGGTGCCACACTGCTTGTCACATTAAATGCCCTTCGACTTTTATATGTGAAAGATATAACGGAGCATTGA
- a CDS encoding TIGR00282 family metallophosphoesterase: MRILFIGDIVGKVGRQAISEQLSQLKQHYRPSVTIVNAENAAHGKGITEKIYKELLRDGVDFMTMGNHTYGQRQIYEFIEDATRMVRPANFPEEAPGIGMRTIKLNDKKLAIINLQGRAFMQDIDDPFKKADQLIAEAKKETDYIFVDFHAETTSEKNAMGWYLDGRVGAVVGTHTHIQTSDERILPQGTAYITDVGMTGYYDGILGINRDEVIERFITSLPQRHVVPDEGRSVLSGVFIELNSDGSAKHIERVLINEDHPMKY; this comes from the coding sequence ATGAGAATTTTATTTATTGGAGATATCGTCGGTAAGGTAGGACGACAAGCTATCAGCGAGCAATTATCACAATTGAAGCAACATTATCGTCCATCAGTGACTATTGTGAATGCAGAAAATGCTGCACATGGAAAAGGGATTACTGAAAAAATTTATAAAGAGTTACTGCGTGATGGTGTGGACTTTATGACGATGGGGAATCATACATACGGTCAACGTCAAATATATGAATTTATTGAAGATGCGACACGTATGGTTCGACCAGCAAACTTTCCTGAAGAAGCACCAGGTATTGGTATGCGTACAATTAAATTAAATGATAAGAAACTGGCTATTATCAATTTGCAAGGTCGTGCCTTTATGCAAGATATTGACGATCCATTTAAAAAAGCAGATCAATTGATTGCAGAAGCGAAAAAAGAAACAGATTATATATTTGTGGATTTTCATGCGGAAACAACTTCTGAAAAGAATGCGATGGGCTGGTATTTAGATGGTAGAGTGGGTGCTGTTGTTGGTACACACACGCATATTCAAACGTCAGATGAACGTATTTTGCCACAAGGGACAGCATACATCACAGATGTTGGCATGACAGGTTATTACGATGGTATTTTAGGAATTAATCGCGATGAAGTGATCGAACGTTTTATTACGAGTTTGCCACAACGACATGTTGTACCTGATGAAGGGCGTAGTGTGTTATCCGGTGTCTTTATTGAACTTAACTCAGATGGGTCAGCGAAACATATTGAACGTGTACTTATCAATGAAGATCACCCAATGAAGTATTAA
- a CDS encoding 2-oxoacid:acceptor oxidoreductase subunit alpha, with protein MKSQVSWKVGGQQGEGIESTGEIFATAMNRKGYYLYGYRHFSSRIKGGHTNNKIRVSTTPVHAISDDLDILIAFDQETIELNHHEMREDSVILADAKAKPEKPEDCKAQLLVMPFTETAKELGTTLMKNMVAIGATAALMSLDIKPFEALITGMFEKKGEKVVDLNIQALHEGHRLMNEELGNIKGDFDLAESENVPHLYMIGNEAIGLGAIAGGSRFMAAYPITPASEIMEYMIDHLPEVGGTVIQTEDEIAAATMAIGANYGGVRAFTASAGPGLSLMMEAIGLSGMTETPLVIMNTQRGGPSTGLPTKQEQSDLMQMIYGTHGDIPKIVLAPTDAEDAFYLTVEAFNLAEMYQCPVILLSDLQLSLGKQTVKNLDFNKVQINRGATITEDIERDPEDKDYYKRYAVTESGVSSRPIPGVKGGIHHVTGVEHNEQGKPSEAAQNRQDQMDKRMRKTANLRIEKPVEGSLKYEESDLLYLGFISTKGAIQEGTERLEAAGHKVEHLQIRQLHPFPTDIIQEAVDRAKKVVVVEHNYQGQLANIIKMNVNLGDKLVNQTKYDGTPFLPHEIETKGLSLLNSQKERI; from the coding sequence ATGAAATCTCAAGTATCGTGGAAAGTCGGAGGTCAGCAAGGTGAAGGGATTGAATCTACGGGTGAAATCTTTGCGACTGCGATGAACCGCAAAGGATATTATTTATACGGATATCGTCACTTTTCTAGCCGCATTAAGGGCGGACATACGAATAATAAAATCCGTGTGTCAACAACACCTGTACATGCGATTAGTGACGATTTAGATATATTAATTGCGTTCGATCAAGAAACGATTGAACTGAATCATCATGAAATGCGTGAAGATAGTGTGATTTTAGCGGATGCGAAAGCGAAGCCAGAAAAACCTGAAGATTGTAAAGCGCAACTACTTGTGATGCCTTTTACAGAAACAGCAAAAGAATTGGGTACGACTTTAATGAAAAACATGGTAGCAATCGGTGCAACCGCTGCGTTAATGTCATTAGATATTAAACCATTTGAAGCGCTTATTACCGGTATGTTCGAGAAAAAAGGTGAAAAAGTCGTTGACCTCAATATTCAGGCATTACACGAAGGTCATCGCTTAATGAATGAAGAACTAGGCAATATCAAAGGCGACTTTGATTTAGCTGAAAGTGAAAATGTACCTCATTTATATATGATTGGAAACGAAGCGATTGGTTTAGGTGCAATTGCAGGCGGTTCACGCTTTATGGCAGCTTATCCAATTACGCCAGCATCTGAAATTATGGAGTACATGATTGATCATTTACCAGAAGTAGGCGGTACAGTCATTCAAACAGAAGATGAGATTGCGGCCGCAACAATGGCGATAGGTGCAAACTATGGTGGTGTCAGAGCGTTTACAGCTTCAGCAGGTCCTGGTCTTTCATTGATGATGGAAGCGATTGGTTTATCTGGTATGACAGAAACACCACTTGTCATCATGAATACACAACGTGGAGGTCCATCAACGGGTCTTCCAACAAAACAGGAACAGTCAGACTTAATGCAAATGATTTACGGAACACATGGTGATATTCCGAAAATTGTTTTAGCGCCAACTGATGCAGAAGATGCATTTTACTTAACAGTTGAGGCATTTAACTTAGCTGAAATGTATCAATGTCCAGTTATTTTATTGAGTGACTTACAATTATCACTTGGTAAGCAAACGGTTAAAAATTTAGACTTCAATAAAGTTCAAATCAACCGTGGTGCAACAATTACAGAAGATATCGAACGTGATCCTGAAGATAAAGATTACTACAAACGCTATGCAGTGACAGAATCAGGTGTATCTTCAAGACCGATTCCTGGTGTCAAAGGTGGTATTCACCATGTCACAGGTGTTGAACATAATGAACAAGGTAAGCCGAGTGAAGCGGCACAAAACCGTCAAGACCAAATGGATAAACGTATGCGTAAAACAGCAAACTTACGTATTGAAAAACCAGTTGAAGGTTCTTTAAAATATGAAGAATCAGATTTACTTTATCTTGGTTTTATCTCAACAAAAGGTGCCATTCAAGAAGGTACAGAACGTTTAGAAGCTGCCGGACACAAAGTGGAACATTTACAAATTCGTCAGTTACACCCGTTCCCAACAGATATCATTCAAGAAGCAGTTGATCGTGCGAAAAAAGTAGTCGTGGTAGAACACAACTATCAAGGACAACTTGCAAACATCATCAAAATGAATGTGAATTTAGGTGACAAATTAGTAAACCAAACGAAATATGACGGCACACCATTCTTACCGCATGAAATCGAAACGAAAGGCTTATCACTTTTAAATTCACAAAAGGAGAGAATCTAA
- a CDS encoding 2-oxoacid:ferredoxin oxidoreductase subunit beta — translation MATFKDFRNNVKPNWCPGCGDFSVQAAIQKAAANVGLEPDEVALITGIGCSGRLSGYVNSYGVHSIHGRALPLAQGVKMANRDLTVIASGGDGDGYAIGMGHTIHALRRNMNITYIVMDNQIYGLTKGQTSPSSAPGFVTKTTPKGNIEQNVAPLELALSSGATFVAQGFSSDIKALTKMIEDAINHDGFSFVNVFSPCVTYNKINTYDWFKEHLTDLNDIEGYDTSDKQRAIQTVVEHDSLVKGIVYQDTETPSYESQIESLGETPLAHQDIQLTETQFESLTKQFV, via the coding sequence TTGGCTACATTCAAAGATTTTAGAAATAACGTCAAACCGAACTGGTGCCCAGGATGTGGTGACTTCTCAGTACAAGCTGCCATTCAAAAAGCGGCTGCAAATGTTGGCTTAGAACCAGATGAAGTGGCATTAATTACAGGGATTGGTTGTTCTGGACGACTATCAGGTTATGTCAATTCTTATGGTGTTCACTCAATTCATGGACGTGCATTACCACTTGCACAAGGGGTAAAAATGGCAAACCGTGATTTAACTGTTATTGCTTCAGGTGGTGACGGAGATGGTTATGCGATTGGTATGGGACATACAATCCATGCTTTACGTCGTAACATGAATATCACATATATCGTTATGGATAACCAAATTTATGGGTTAACAAAAGGTCAAACATCACCATCATCAGCACCAGGTTTTGTTACAAAAACAACGCCAAAAGGGAACATTGAACAAAATGTTGCGCCACTTGAATTAGCATTATCATCAGGTGCTACATTTGTGGCACAAGGATTCTCAAGTGATATTAAAGCATTAACAAAAATGATTGAAGATGCGATTAATCACGATGGATTCTCATTTGTAAATGTGTTCTCACCATGCGTAACTTACAATAAAATCAATACGTACGATTGGTTCAAGGAACATTTAACGGATTTAAATGATATTGAAGGTTATGATACGTCAGATAAACAACGTGCGATTCAAACAGTTGTTGAACATGACTCACTTGTAAAAGGGATTGTATATCAAGATACAGAAACACCATCTTATGAATCACAAATTGAATCACTAGGTGAAACGCCTTTAGCACATCAAGATATTCAATTAACAGAAACACAATTTGAATCATTAACAAAACAATTTGTATAG
- the miaB gene encoding tRNA (N6-isopentenyl adenosine(37)-C2)-methylthiotransferase MiaB: MNEEQRKAGTLDVLANRKDKEEKDYSKYFDHVYQPPSLKEAKKRGKEEIVYNRDFQIDEKYRDMGKGRTFLIKTYGCQMNAHDTEVMAGILSALGYTPTEDVNIADVILLNTCAIRENAENKVFSEIGNLKHIKKERPDCLIGVCGCMSQEESVVNKILKSYQNVDMIFGTHNIHRLPQILEEAYLSKAMVVEVWSKEGDVIENLPKVREGRIKAWVNIMYGCDKFCTYCIVPFTRGKERSRRPQDIIDEVRDLARQGYQEITLLGQNVNSYGKDLEDIEYGLGDLLEDIAKIDIPRVRFTTSHPWDFTDRMIEVIAQGCNIVPHIHLPVQSGNNQVLKIMGRKYTREAYLDLVRRIKAAIPNVALTTDIIVGYPNETEEQFEETLTLYEEVGFEHAYTYLYSQRDGTPAAKMKDNVPTEVKKARLQRLNQLVGKYSAEALKAYEGKTVKVLCEGASKKDDEVLAGYTERNKLVNFRAPKSMIGKIVDVKIVEAKQYSLNGEFIGVSDATLVSQ; encoded by the coding sequence GTGAATGAAGAACAAAGAAAAGCTGGGACACTAGATGTTCTTGCAAATCGTAAAGATAAAGAAGAAAAAGACTACAGCAAGTATTTTGATCACGTTTATCAGCCACCAAGTTTAAAAGAAGCAAAAAAACGTGGTAAAGAAGAAATCGTCTATAACCGTGACTTCCAAATCGATGAAAAATATCGTGATATGGGGAAAGGACGTACATTTTTAATTAAAACATATGGTTGTCAAATGAACGCCCATGATACAGAAGTCATGGCGGGTATTTTGTCAGCACTTGGCTATACGCCAACAGAAGATGTGAATATTGCGGATGTGATCTTATTGAATACATGTGCGATCCGTGAAAACGCAGAAAATAAAGTATTCAGTGAAATTGGGAATTTAAAACATATTAAGAAAGAACGCCCAGATTGCTTAATTGGTGTATGCGGCTGTATGTCACAAGAAGAATCAGTCGTCAATAAAATCTTAAAATCATACCAAAACGTAGATATGATTTTCGGTACCCATAATATTCACCGTCTACCTCAAATTTTGGAAGAAGCCTATCTTTCAAAAGCCATGGTCGTTGAAGTATGGTCAAAAGAAGGCGATGTAATTGAGAACTTACCGAAAGTACGAGAAGGTCGTATTAAGGCATGGGTAAATATTATGTATGGTTGCGATAAATTCTGTACATACTGTATTGTGCCATTTACCCGCGGAAAAGAGCGTAGCCGTCGTCCTCAAGATATTATTGATGAAGTACGTGATCTTGCACGACAAGGATATCAAGAGATTACATTACTCGGTCAAAACGTAAACTCATACGGTAAAGACTTAGAAGATATCGAATATGGTCTTGGCGATTTATTAGAAGATATTGCGAAAATTGATATTCCACGTGTCCGTTTTACAACAAGTCATCCATGGGACTTCACAGATCGCATGATTGAAGTAATCGCACAAGGTTGTAACATCGTGCCACACATTCACTTACCCGTACAATCAGGGAATAACCAAGTGCTTAAAATCATGGGACGTAAATACACACGTGAAGCATATTTAGATTTAGTGCGTCGTATTAAAGCAGCTATTCCAAATGTAGCATTAACAACAGATATTATCGTTGGTTACCCAAATGAAACTGAAGAACAGTTTGAAGAAACGTTAACGTTGTATGAAGAAGTAGGCTTTGAGCATGCGTATACGTATCTTTACTCTCAACGTGACGGCACACCTGCTGCTAAAATGAAAGATAATGTGCCTACAGAAGTTAAAAAGGCACGTTTACAACGTTTGAATCAGTTAGTCGGTAAGTATTCAGCAGAAGCATTAAAAGCATATGAAGGTAAAACAGTGAAAGTTTTATGTGAAGGTGCAAGTAAAAAAGATGATGAAGTGTTAGCAGGATACACAGAACGTAACAAACTTGTGAACTTCCGCGCACCAAAATCAATGATTGGTAAAATTGTTGATGTGAAGATTGTGGAAGCAAAACAATATTCATTAAATGGTGAATTTATCGGTGTGAGTGACGCAACTTTGGTGAGTCAATAA
- a CDS encoding YlbF family regulator yields the protein MTNKEDVLRKARELQQSIQNLETVQYYKQVEAQIHQNEHIAEQMNMLKQQQKQSVNLQNYDKPVAYQRSEETIQAIQTEIDDMPIVSEFRQAQREANDAIQFIIETLEDGIDITRLDTQLETEASEDKSE from the coding sequence ATGACAAATAAAGAAGATGTGTTGCGCAAAGCACGTGAGCTGCAGCAATCCATTCAAAATTTGGAAACTGTCCAATACTATAAACAAGTTGAAGCACAAATTCATCAAAATGAGCATATTGCTGAACAAATGAATATGTTGAAACAACAACAAAAACAATCTGTGAACTTGCAGAATTATGACAAGCCAGTGGCATATCAACGTTCTGAGGAAACCATTCAAGCTATTCAAACAGAAATTGATGATATGCCGATCGTTTCGGAGTTTCGTCAAGCACAGCGAGAGGCCAATGATGCGATTCAATTTATTATTGAGACATTAGAAGACGGAATAGACATTACTCGGTTGGATACCCAACTTGAAACAGAGGCATCAGAAGATAAAAGTGAGTAA
- the thiW gene encoding energy coupling factor transporter S component ThiW, with amino-acid sequence MNNKKLTLTALLIALNVVLSTVIVIPVGPIKAAPVQHFINVLSAVLLGPWYGLAQAFISSCIRVIFGTGTAFAFPGSMIGVLLASLFYYVNRHLFVAAIGEVIGTGIIGSLMCIPLAWILHMDGFLIKPLMAAFILSSMIGAAISYALLIILKKRGLLKKIENYTKHKLK; translated from the coding sequence ATGAATAATAAAAAACTAACGTTAACGGCGTTATTGATTGCGCTGAATGTTGTATTAAGTACAGTCATTGTCATACCAGTTGGTCCGATTAAAGCAGCGCCAGTACAACACTTTATTAATGTTTTAAGTGCTGTGTTATTAGGTCCGTGGTATGGACTTGCGCAAGCATTTATCTCATCATGTATTCGAGTTATCTTTGGTACGGGTACAGCATTTGCCTTTCCAGGAAGTATGATTGGTGTGCTTTTAGCGAGTCTCTTTTACTATGTGAACCGTCATCTCTTTGTCGCTGCCATTGGTGAAGTGATTGGGACAGGAATTATTGGGAGTCTTATGTGTATCCCACTTGCTTGGATTTTACACATGGATGGCTTTTTAATTAAACCATTGATGGCCGCATTTATCCTATCAAGTATGATTGGGGCAGCGATTAGCTATGCTTTACTGATCATATTGAAGAAGCGCGGATTGCTTAAAAAGATAGAAAATTATACAAAACACAAGTTAAAATGA